The DNA window CGCTAGCCAAAGCGTGTCGACTCCCAGATGCCACCACCGGGCGAGCCCGATCGAATGTCGAAGTCCAGGAATCCCGAACTGGCCGGGAAGACTGATGGAGTCTTTTTTCGCTGTCCACAACGGGTCAGCAGGAACGGGCTTTTGGGCTCGAAACCAGTCCCTGCCCGGAGTACTGTGACGGGTCCAGTACAGCCGGGGGTGGTCCGTGAAAATCTGAGCCCCTGAACGAATGATGAACATCATGAAGAACAGGTTCAGAAAATGCTGCCACCCCAGCCACGCAGGAAGCCCCAACGGCGCGTCCGAAGGGAGATCTGACATTCCCGGGAATTGGCGCATGAACGACTGGACGTCCGGCAGCTCACGCAGCCCTTTCGCTACCGCGACGGCAGCAATCAGGAGCACGAAGCCGAGCGGGAGCATCCACAGCAGATTGAACCATTTCTTCCCCACCCGCACCCGTGGGGCTATGCCGCGGTCCTGCGGGATCGTGCCCGCAAACGTGGCAGGATCGACGGCGTCGAGGCCTTCGACCAGTTCATCCCTATAGCTTTTCACCACCTCCGGGGTCACGGCCGACTGGGCAGGTGCCGGAAGGTCGGATTTTTCCGGCGAATCAGGGCTCATAGTGCAGGCTAACAGAACCTCAGCGCCGCCCCGTCCGATCCGGCTAAGGTAGAGAATGACCGACGAACCGAACACCTGGCACGAAAGACACAAGGCTTCCCTCACCCGCGGGCAGCGGGCGGCGGACCTTATGCGCAACGGGATGGGCAGCTGGCCGTTCGTGGGAGGCTTCATCGGCTTTATGCTGGTCTGGGCGGCCGTAAACACGTGGGCACTGGCATCCCGCGCCTGGGATCCATACCCCTACATCCTTCTCAACCTCTTTCTGTCCATGCTGGCAGGTCTGCAGGGGGCAATTCTGCTCATCGCAGCCAAACGCCAGGACGCAATCGCCGGAGTCATGGCCCAGCATGACTACGCCACGAACCTCAAATCCAAGGAAGAGATCGAACGTCTGATGGACGTCAACCGGCAACAGCTGGAGATCCTCCGCGAACTGCAGCAACTCGCAGGACACGGACACCATGACGTGGGCGCAACCACCGGGGCCTGAAACGCGGCCGGCGCGCTTGTACTCCTCACGAATAACCCGACCGGACGCCAACAGCACCCTATCCGATTCCCCTTGGGACACGGTGAACATTGGCAGGCTTCTCGGCACACGAGGACGCGCAGCTACGGGCCTGCGAGGACACCGTTCCGCAGCTCCACCAGCCGGTGCGAGTGTGCCCGGGCGAAGGCGATGTCATGCGTCACAAGGACGACGGCGGCGCCGCGGCCGGCCGCCGCTGCCATGGCGCCGGACAGTCGCCGGGCGTCCAGTGCGACCGTAGGTTCGTCCAGGGCCAGCACGTCAGGCTCGCGCGCCAGGACGGTGGCCAGTGCCAGCATCCGCTGGCCCGAGCCGGATAGCTCGTGCGGATGGGCGCTGCCGGCAGCGCCCAGTCCCGCCGACGCCAACGCGTCACCGGCGCGGGCGGCGGCCTCGTCACCGAACATGCGGTCCAGGCCGAACATCACCTCGCGGAGGACGGTCCGTTCGAACAGCTGGTCGTGGGGGTGCTGGAACAGCAGCCCGAGCCGCTGGGCGACGATGCCCGTCGGGACCCCGGCAATGCCCTCGCCGCCAATGCGGACCTCCCCGTGGAGCGGCCTGAGCTGCCCGTTGAGCATCCGCAGCAGCGTCGACTTCCCCGCACCGTTCGGCCCCGTCACGGCCACGATTTCCCCGGGCCACACGGCCAGGTCCACGTTCTCGAGCAGGAGCGGCCGGCCGGAGTTTTTCGCGCCGAACCCGAACGATACGCCGTCCAGTTCCACCGCCGGCACATCGGCGGGTGCCGGGCGCGTCCCGGGCCGGGACGGGGCTGACAGCTGCGCCTGAACCAAGCCCGGCCCCTGATCCGGGTACTGTCCTGACCGCTCGCTAACGACTACTCCGGATCTGGCCGGCTCCTCGCCGGCAAGGAGCCGGTCCGGCGGTCCGGCCGCCGTCGCGATCCCGTCCTCCAGCACGAGCCAGTGTTCGGCCGAGCGCGTCAGCGGGTCCGCGCTCTGGCTCAGGACCACGACAGCGGTCCCCCGGGCCAGTTCCGCGGTCACCAGCTCCGTGACGGTCCGGGTTCCGTCCGCGTCCAGGGACGCCAGCGGCTCATCGAGGATCAGGACGGCGGGGTCAGCCACAATGGCGCAGCCCACGGCCAGGCGCCGCAGTTCTCCCCCGGACAGCGTCGCGGGGTCGCGCTTGAGGAGGCCGGCGAGGCCGGTCCGGCGGGTTGCCTCGGCGACGATCCGGACCATCTCGGCGCGCTCGGTCCCGCGGTTTTCCAGTCCGAAGGCAAGTTCCTCTTCCACGGTGGCCCGGACCGCAGACAGCATGGCGGCCGGGTCCTGCGGCACGTATCCCACATGCTCGGCCCAGGCGGCGGGATCGAGCTGCGGGTCACTGTCCGCTCCGGAAAAGACCAGCGGCCGCCAGGCCTCCTGATCTCCCCCGGGTTCCAGCTGCAGCCGCCCCTTCAGCGTCCCGTCACGGCCGCCGGCCAGCCAGCCCCCGAGCAGCCTCCCCAGGGTGGATTTTCCGCTGCCGGAACCGCCCAGCACCGCCGTCAGCGAGCCCGGGGCCGCCACCATGTCCACTCCCTGCAGAGCGGGACGGGAGTCGCCGTGGAACGTGAAGGATTCTATGACCGCCCGGAGGGTGACCGCGGCTGGTCCGTGCCCGTTCATGCCTGGCCGCCCCCAGACAGGGATGCTGCAATGCGCACTGCCACTGCAGCCGCGGCCAGCAGGGCAGCGAGAATACGGAAGCCCCGCTGGGCCGGCGAATCATGGACCTGCGTGTAGGAGGTCCGGGGGCCGGGGCGCCGAAACCCCCGCGCATCGAGAGCCTGGGCCCGGATGCCGGCGTCGTGGACGAGCCCCAGCACCAGCGGAACCATCTGCAGCCGCGCCGCCCCGAGGCGGCTTCCGAGGCCCTTCTCCACCACCAGGCCCCGCGATTCCTGCGCCTGGCGGACCTTCTCGAGCCGCGCGGCAATGATGGGGGCGAGCATCAGCGTGGACGCCAGCACGTAGCCGAACTGCGGCGGAAGGCGGAGTGCGGCCAGGGAGGAGACCAGTTCCGGCACCCGGACACTGAACGAAAACAGCAGCAGGACCACGACGAATGCAGCGGTGCGCAGCCCCATGTCCACAGCGAATCCCAGTCCTTCCGTGGTGATCCGCGCAGGTCCCCAACTAGCGAGCACGGTGCGGCCCTCGGGGAAGAACAGTCCGTGCATCACCAGCAGCGACAGCCAGAACGGCGCCAGGATGACCCCGGCGGCGAGGAGGACGCGGCGCGCGGTGCCGGTGACGGCGGCCAGCAGCACCGCACTTGCCGCGAAGGTGAGGGAAACCGCCCAGCTGGACGCCGCCGTCGTGATCACCAGGACGGCCGCGGCCGCCGTCAGGGTGGTGAGCGGGTTGAGGCGGGACGCCACGGTCAGGCGTTCGGCTTGGCCGGCTCCTTGCCTGCGAGGACGTTGTGGCGGCGGACGAACGGGAACTGGAACGTGGTGCGGCGAGGCAGTGCGTAGACCAGCAACGCCGCGATGGCGAAGACGATGGCCTTGTCCATGGGGTCCGAGATCAGGGCCTGCTTGGTGATGGCGGCCAGCAGCGTGTCACCCATCGCCCGGAACGCACTGACGATCGCGCCGGTCCCGGCTCCGGAGGTTCCACCGAACACGAAGGCAGCGATGGGAGCCGAGACGACGCCGGCGACAATCCCGGTGACGAATCCGGCAACAGGGGCGAGGTAGAAGCGCCGGAACAGCCCGTAGCGGGCAGCGGTGCCCGCGAGGAAGCCGATGAGCGCCGCGCCTGCCGCGAAGGGCAGGACGGTGGGGTTGATGAAGGACCACACGATGCTGCTCAGCGCGCCGGTGGCGGCACCCGCCGCGGGGCCCGCAAGGACGGCGATCAGCACGGTGCCGATGGCATCGAGGTAGAAGGGCAGGCCGCTGCTGCCCATGAGCTGCCCGAGCACGATGTTCAGGACCAGCGCGACGGGCATCAGCACCACCGTGGAGGTGGGGAGGGTGGGAAGCACGCCCACGATCAGCAGGACCGCGCCGAGCAGGAACCCGCCGAGCGCGACGAGGGCGGAGACGCTGCCGAGCCCGCCGGCGATGTCGGCCGGCTGGGTGAGCACCAGGTAGATGAACGTGGCTGCGATCGCGGCGGCACCAAGGATTTCCAACAGCCGGCGGTTCCGGCCCGCCTGCTGGCCGGGGGTGGGGAGGGTGAGGGACGGCTGTGACATGGTGGTTCCTTAGGCTGATGACGGCGGGGTCCGCACCCGTGGCGGGATGCTCCGCGTACGCAAAAGTGGGGCGCCTATGTCACCTTGGCGCGGCTACCATCCTACCGACTGCCGGAGGTGCCTGCTACGGGGAATCCTGGCTGCTGCGGACCGGCAGCGTGCGTGCCAGCGCGCCCACGGACGAGATCAGCTCATCGAAGCACTGCCCGGGATCGTTGGAGATGACGATCCGCGCGTTGGCCGGTTCTTTCCAGATGCCGCGGAAGTCGGCCACCGTGGTGCCGATGAGCCGGGGCGACCCGGTTTCCACGTGGACGGTGGCGGGCCGCGTCCCGTACGGCGTGCGGCCGATTGCGACGGCGGCAGCGAAGGCGTCGTGCATGTGCGCAACGAATCCCTGGTCGTACAGCCGGTGGAATTCCATGTAGAAGCGGATGGCGTCGGACAGGCAGGCCACGAGCGGATTCCCGGACACGCTGCGCTGCCCCTCGGGCTGCTCCGGCAGCACGAGCTCCGGTTCGTCCGCGCCTGCGGCCTCGGCCAGGCGCTGCAGGTGCTCCGGGCGCATCTCGATCCGCTCGGTGGTTTCCAGGGCGC is part of the Arthrobacter sp. KBS0703 genome and encodes:
- a CDS encoding DUF1003 domain-containing protein, coding for MTDEPNTWHERHKASLTRGQRAADLMRNGMGSWPFVGGFIGFMLVWAAVNTWALASRAWDPYPYILLNLFLSMLAGLQGAILLIAAKRQDAIAGVMAQHDYATNLKSKEEIERLMDVNRQQLEILRELQQLAGHGHHDVGATTGA
- a CDS encoding glycosyl transferase family 9; the protein is MSQPSLTLPTPGQQAGRNRRLLEILGAAAIAATFIYLVLTQPADIAGGLGSVSALVALGGFLLGAVLLIVGVLPTLPTSTVVLMPVALVLNIVLGQLMGSSGLPFYLDAIGTVLIAVLAGPAAGAATGALSSIVWSFINPTVLPFAAGAALIGFLAGTAARYGLFRRFYLAPVAGFVTGIVAGVVSAPIAAFVFGGTSGAGTGAIVSAFRAMGDTLLAAITKQALISDPMDKAIVFAIAALLVYALPRRTTFQFPFVRRHNVLAGKEPAKPNA
- a CDS encoding ABC transporter ATP-binding protein — encoded protein: MNGHGPAAVTLRAVIESFTFHGDSRPALQGVDMVAAPGSLTAVLGGSGSGKSTLGRLLGGWLAGGRDGTLKGRLQLEPGGDQEAWRPLVFSGADSDPQLDPAAWAEHVGYVPQDPAAMLSAVRATVEEELAFGLENRGTERAEMVRIVAEATRRTGLAGLLKRDPATLSGGELRRLAVGCAIVADPAVLILDEPLASLDADGTRTVTELVTAELARGTAVVVLSQSADPLTRSAEHWLVLEDGIATAAGPPDRLLAGEEPARSGVVVSERSGQYPDQGPGLVQAQLSAPSRPGTRPAPADVPAVELDGVSFGFGAKNSGRPLLLENVDLAVWPGEIVAVTGPNGAGKSTLLRMLNGQLRPLHGEVRIGGEGIAGVPTGIVAQRLGLLFQHPHDQLFERTVLREVMFGLDRMFGDEAAARAGDALASAGLGAAGSAHPHELSGSGQRMLALATVLAREPDVLALDEPTVALDARRLSGAMAAAAGRGAAVVLVTHDIAFARAHSHRLVELRNGVLAGP
- a CDS encoding energy-coupling factor transporter transmembrane protein EcfT, whose protein sequence is MASRLNPLTTLTAAAAVLVITTAASSWAVSLTFAASAVLLAAVTGTARRVLLAAGVILAPFWLSLLVMHGLFFPEGRTVLASWGPARITTEGLGFAVDMGLRTAAFVVVLLLFSFSVRVPELVSSLAALRLPPQFGYVLASTLMLAPIIAARLEKVRQAQESRGLVVEKGLGSRLGAARLQMVPLVLGLVHDAGIRAQALDARGFRRPGPRTSYTQVHDSPAQRGFRILAALLAAAAVAVRIAASLSGGGQA